Proteins found in one Drosophila innubila isolate TH190305 chromosome X, UK_Dinn_1.0, whole genome shotgun sequence genomic segment:
- the LOC117791871 gene encoding DDB1- and CUL4-associated factor 7, producing MSSTAGKRKEIYKYLAPWPLYSMNWSVRPDKRFRLALGSFIEEYNNKVQIISLDEDTSEFSAKSTFDHPYPTTKIMWIPDSKGIYPDLLATSGDYLRVWRAGEPDTRLECVLNNNKNSDFCAPLTSFDWNEVDPNLVGTSSIDTTCTIWGLETGQPHARVYVAGHVKTQLIAHDKEVYDIAFSRAGGGRDMFASVGADGSVRMFDLRHLEHSTIIYEDPAHTALLRLAWNKQDPNYLATVAMDSCEVIILDVRVPCTPVARLSNHRACVNGIAWAPHSSCHICTAGDDHQALIWDIQQMPRAIEDPILAYTAAEGEVNQIQWGATQPDWIAICYNKACEILRV from the exons ATGTCATCGACCGCCGGCAAACGCAAAGAAATCTACAAATACCTGGCGCCATGGCCCTTGTACTCCATGAACTGGAGCGTGCGGCCGGACAAACGTTTCCGCCTTGCGCTGGGCAGTTTCATTGAggaatacaacaacaaagtgcAAATCATTAGTCTGGACGAGGATACCAGCGAATTTAGTGCTAAAAG CACCTTTGACCATCCATATCCAACAACGAAAATCATGTGGATACCAGACTCCAAAGGCATCTATCCCGATCTGTTGGCCACCAGCGGTGATTATTTACGTGTTTGGCGCGCTGGTGAGCCGGATACACGTCTGGAATGTGTGCTGAATAACAATAAGAACAGTGACTTTTGTGCGCCGCTCACATCGTTCGATTGGAATGAGGTGGATCCCAATCTGGTTGGCACATCATCGATAGACACAACATGCACAATATGGGGTCTGGAAACGGGACAACCGCACGCACGCGTATATGTGGCCGGTCATGTGAAGACGCAGCTGATAGCACACGACAAGGAGGTTTATGATATTGCATTTTCACGCGCCGGCGGCGGCCGGGATATGTTCGCCTCTGTGGGTGCTGATGGCTCTGTGCGTATGTTCGATTTGCGTCATTTGGAGCACTCGACCATTATCTATGAG GATCCTGCGCACACGGCGCTGCTGCGCTTGGCCTGGAACAAACAGGATCCGAATTACTTAGCCACAGTTGCCATGGATTCATGCgaagttattattttagatGTTCGTGTTCCTTGTACACCTGTTGCAAGACTGAGCAATCACAGAGCGTGCGTCAACGGTATTGCGTGGGCGCCGCATAG ttcCTGTCACATTTGCACTGCCGGTGATGATCACCAAGCACTGATCTGGGATATACAACAAATGCCACGCGCAATCGAGGATCCAATTTTAGCCTATACAGCTGCTGAAGGCGAAGTCAATCAAATACAATGGGGTGCCACGCAACCCGATTGGATAGCCATTTGCTATAACAAAGCGTGCGAGATCCTGCGGGTCTAA
- the LOC117791832 gene encoding protein tilB: protein MVRITEELVRKKSEHNERLISTLEELSLHQEDITCIENLQNWCRDLKILLLQSNLVARLENLHKLKRLEYLNVAINNIERIENLEGLESLNKLDLTLNFVGELTSVESLKGNYNLRELLLTGNPCTDYPHYRDFVIGTLPQLHSLDCMEIVPSERLQAQRLLSQHRAVIVQCQADQAMERDEQRIRVAEQQAALAEQCAGLEDEEERTRAFWNAKSEHCPEIRTEIARQHKLGRERGESKPNPLTEKPKRTPHLFAPCGRPYNVNQAKLPFNFQDESDHYSLVLEVYKHLDTSLINVDIETTYVRVTVKGKIFQIVYNEEVKPDESVVQRSQITGHLQIILKKVKANEMLRIKSYAPAKRSADSGKSVAEKEPQGVVDISNICAPPDLPDLI from the exons tcaCCGAGGAACTGGTGCGTAAGAAATCGGAGCATAATGAAAGATTGATTAGCACGCTTGAGGAGCTGTCGCTGCACCAGGAGGACATAACGTGCATTGAGAATCTGCAGAATTGGTGCCGTGATCTCAAGATACTTTTGTTGCAATCCAATCTCGTGGCACGCTTGGAAAATCTCCACAAGCTGAAGCGTCTGGAGTATTTAAATGTGGCGATCAACAACATTGAACGCATTGAGAATCTCGAAGGACTCGAGTCCCTCAATAAACTGGACTTGACGCTCAACTTTGTGGGTGAACTGACCAGTGTGGAGTCCTTGAAAGGCAACTACAATCTACGGGAGCTGCTGCTGACCGGTAATCCCTGCACGGATTATCCACACTATCGCGATTTTGTGATTGGCACTTTGCCGCAATTGCACAGCCTCGACTGCATGGAGATTGTGCCCTCCGAGCGTCTGCAGGCACAGCGTCTGCTCTCCCAACATCGTGCTGTCATTGTTCAATGCCAG gCCGACCAGGCCATGGAACGGGATGAACAACGTATACGTGTTGCCGAGCAGCAAGCAGCTCTGGCCGAACAGTGTGCCGGCCTGGAGGATGAAGAGGAGCGTACTCGTGCCTTCTGGAATGCGAAGAGTGAGCACTGTCCCGAGATACGCACGGAGATTGCGCGACAGCACAAGCTGGGCAGGGAGCGGGGCGAGTCCAAGCCGAATCCATTGACCGAAAAGCCCAAAAGGACACCGCATTTATTTGCACCTTGTGGTAGACCCTACAATGTGAACCAGGCCAAGTTGCCATTCAATTTCCAGGATGAGTCGGATCACTACAGCCTGGTGCTGGAAGTATACAA ACATCTAGACACATCGCTCATCAATGTGGACATAGAGACAACCTATGTGCGAGTCACGGTCAAGGGAAAGATTTTTCAAATAGTTTACAATGAGGAGGTCAAACCGGATGAGTCTGTGGTGCAGCGTTCCCAAATCACTGGACATCTGCAGATCATACTCAAGAAAGTCAAGGCCAATGAGATGCTCCGCATCAAGTCCTATGCTCCGGCCAAGCGATCAGCCGATTCCGGCAAAAG CGTTGCTGAAAAGGAACCACAAGGCGTTGTGGACATTAGTAATATATGTGCGCCGCCCGATCTGCCCGATTTGATATAA
- the LOC117791721 gene encoding ubiquitin carboxyl-terminal hydrolase Usp2 isoform X2 has translation MRVISPRRSSTSAAGSGSLYGTTSASGAGSSNSSTGISSSSSGSTGGGATSNGYTRYSTYYDRGSSLSKLLPSSAGTGSSSTASSSSTSAYNHYSSSGSGSSHYPSSYSTYSSSYTPRVSTQRNSIGATSYLSGGSGSLGNSGYRNSSSSYFTSSNYDTNSYGRFGASRNATSSSRSVLPPVSPTSNRYWDRDSIRSNSNATTSSSIGSSSLSNKHNSVDEGYKSSRDEKFEGLCGLRNIGNTCFMNSVIQCLSHTTELTRFLRTHHTSTRSTTSKDQQILHEFAKLIQEMWTTNVHSVTPMELKRAFSTKHRMYSDYNQQDAQEFLRFFLDSLHSALNSGVKGETLNIDDNLSDNKKADLTWEWYARHENSLIRDLFVGQLKSTLKCTNCGNTSVTFDPFWDLSVPLPSSSRCKLEACLDLFIREEVLDGDEMPTCSKCKTRRKCTKSFTIQRFPKYLVIHLKRFSETRWSKLSNIVEFPTSDRELNMASYGANSNSNVHYSLYAISNHMGSTAGGHYVALCKHPVSHKWHEFNDNSVSDAIPENCLVSSSAYILFYERA, from the exons ATGCGTGTGATTTCGCCGCGTAGATCGTCAACGTCAGCAGCGGGCAGTGGCAGTCTCTACGGCACAACGTCGGCCAGCGGCGCTGGCAGCTCGAACAGCAGCACcggcatcagcagcagcagcagcggcagcaccGGGGGAGGCGCCACAAGTAACGGCTATACGCGCTACTCAACGTACTACGATCGCGGCAGCAGCCTATCCAAATTGCTGCCCTCATCAGCTGGCACGGGCTCATCATCAacggcatcatcatcatcaacatccgCCTATAATCAttacagcagcagcggcagcggcagcagccaTTATCCCAGCTCCTATTCAACATACTCCTCGTcgtatacgccgcgtgtgAGCACACAGCGGAATAGCATTGGAGCCACATCGTATCTGAGCGGCGGTTCTGGTTCCCTTGGCAACTCTGGATATCGAAACAGTTCATCGTCGTACTTTACCAGTTCCAACTATGATACAAATTCGTATGGCCGATTCGGA GCGTCACGCAACGCCACAAGCAGCTCACGCTCAGTGCTGCCACCTGTCTCGCCGACATCCAACCGCTACTGGGATCGGGACAGCATCCGGAGCAACAGCAATGCCACAACTTCTTCTTCCATTGGCTCATCGTCGCTTAGCAATAAGCACAATAGCGTCGACGAAGGCTACAAGAGCTCCCGTGACGAGAAGTTCGAGG GTCTATGCGGTCTGAGGAATATCGGAAACACTTGCTTCATGAACTCGGTCATTCAATGTCTGAGTCACACGACTGAGCTGACGCGCTTCCTGCGCACACATCACACCAGCACACGCTCGACAACCTCCAAGGATCAACAGATATTACACG AATTTGCCAAGCTCATACAGGAAATGTGGACGACAAATGTGCACAGCGTTACTCCCATGGAACTGAAGCGAGCCTTCTCGACGAAACATCGAATGTACAGTGATTACAATCAACAGGATGCGCAGGAGTTTCTGCGCTTCTTCCTAGACTCGCTGCACTCGGCGCTCAATTCGGGCGTCAAAGGCGAGACTCTGAACATTGATGATAACCTCAG TGACAACAAGAAGGCGGATCTGACCTGGGAGTGGTATGCGCGGCACGAAAATTCCCTCATCCGTGATCTATTTGTCGGCCAGTTAAAGAGCACACTAAAGTGCACGAATTGCGGCAATACGAGTGTAACCTTTGACCCCTTTTGGGATCTGAGTGTGCCGCTGCCGTCGTCATCACGCTGTAAACTGGAGGCTTGCTTGGACTTATTTATACGCGAGGAAGTGCTGGATGGCGATGAGATGCCCACATGCTCCAAGTGCAAGACGCGACGAAAATGCACGAAAAGTTTCACGATTCAGCGTTTCCCCAAATATTTGGTTATAC ATCTGAAACGGTTCTCAGAAACACGCTGGAGCAAACTGTCGAATATTGTTGAGTTTCCCACATCGGATCGAGAGCTTAACATGGCCTCATATGGCGCCAATTCAAACTCGAATGTGCATTATTCGCTTTATGCGATCTCCAATCATATGG GCTCAACGGCTGGTGGACATTATGTGGCTCTTTGTAAGCATCCGGTCTCACACAAGTGGCACGAATTCAATGATAATAG CGTCAGCGATGCTATACCTGAAAACTGTCTCGTTTCATCCAGTGCCTATATATTATTCTACGAACGAGCGTAA
- the LOC117791721 gene encoding ubiquitin carboxyl-terminal hydrolase Usp2 isoform X3, whose amino-acid sequence MMLDIKKTRGFHKIPASKVQREAATADNNQQQQQQQRGNNISQQQQQQQSQTITRHVKGNKSSSGGGGGAAAAAVPKQSIVNRSTAACSNARATATTATAATTGNSSNNPVRAANQRYFLVSSYKDPSFLKAECELAHAQVTLNTKSQRKRNNNSNNDHKNNNQSNNKQTAAGIGLNDMRRPTTLNGNQTAGNSSSSSNSNINSSSRTAAAATTTTTTTAIANNTTVHRIDIRYSHNHSHSHNNSKTKATVAAAATAATTTAATAGRGVVAGGKLKPLMLQCNNNHNAMNSHSSYNNNNNNNSSSNNSNSNNISSISNNNSNSMQRQQQAQQQQQQQQQQQQHDDISYIDSDDTPPATAAGTTAAATATSSQKVTNICYFKPITPPLQLRNQQQLANNGSNNDKPIGQRSVRPKSTIISSTNSNFAASYEKFNSYKHTNGEQRPKERDRERERERERERDRDRDRDRESSNARRYGIDSLSIKASIEKFNNLSEQKRLPTPMRSSNATATTGTTATTAAATSAVAAAAAAGATSAGSSSNLQQRYCSSDLDNARIAAGYSSSLTRAGYRTCASNNTTTTNNTNSTTVTAMTTMTALAPIGKSANRIGHGLLAKATNSSGTTATTTTTANADCTIGSVSSSTSSSSSNHKASRNATSSSRSVLPPVSPTSNRYWDRDSIRSNSNATTSSSIGSSSLSNKHNSVDEGYKSSRDEKFEGLCGLRNIGNTCFMNSVIQCLSHTTELTRFLRTHHTSTRSTTSKDQQILHEFAKLIQEMWTTNVHSVTPMELKRAFSTKHRMYSDYNQQDAQEFLRFFLDSLHSALNSGVKGETLNIDDNLSDNKKADLTWEWYARHENSLIRDLFVGQLKSTLKCTNCGNTSVTFDPFWDLSVPLPSSSRCKLEACLDLFIREEVLDGDEMPTCSKCKTRRKCTKSFTIQRFPKYLVIHLKRFSETRWSKLSNIVEFPTSDRELNMASYGANSNSNVHYSLYAISNHMGSTAGGHYVALCKHPVSHKWHEFNDNSVSDAIPENCLVSSSAYILFYERA is encoded by the exons ATGATGTTAGACATTAAGAAAACCAGAGGATTCCATAAGATTCCAGCGTCCAAAGTGCAGCGtgaggcagcgacagcagacaacaatcaacaacagcagcagcaacaaagaggcaacaacatcagtcaacagcaacaacaacaacaatcacagaCGATCACACGTCACGTCAAAGGAAACAAATCCAGCTCaggaggaggcggaggagcggcagcagctgctgttccAAAGCAATCGATTGTCAATAGAAGTACCGCTGCTTGCAGCAACGCacgtgcaacagcaacaactgccacagctgccacaactggcaacagcagcaacaatccGGTGCGTGCGGCAAATCAACGTTATTTTCTGGTGTCCAGCTACAAGGATCCCAGCTTTCTTAAGGCCGAGTGCGAGTTGGCCCATGCACAGGTGACACTAAACACCAAGTCACAACGcaagcgcaacaacaacagcaacaacgatcacaaaaacaacaatcaaagcaacaacaaacaaacagcagcTGGAATTGGATTGAATGACATGCGTCGACCGACGACGCTTAATGGCAATCAAACGgccggcaacagcagcagcagtagcaacagcaacatcaacagtagcagcagaacagcagcagcagcaacaaccacaactacaacaacagcaatagctaATAACACAACCGTCCACAGGATTGATATCAGATATAGTCATAACCATAGTCATAGCCATAATAATAGCAAGACAaaggcaacagttgctgccgcagcaaccgcagcaacaacaacagcagcaactgctggACGTGGCGTTGTGGCTGGTGGTAAGCTAAAGCCGCTGATGCTGcagtgcaacaacaatcacaacgcTATGAATAGTCACAGTagctacaacaataataacaataacaacagcagcagtaacaacagcaacagcaataatatcagcagcatcagcaacaacaacagcaacagcatgcaacggcagcagcaagcacaacaacaacagcaacaacagcaacaacaacaacaacacgatgACATTAGCTATATTGATAGCGACGATACGCCGCCGGCAACAGCTGCtggcacaacagcagcagcaacagcaacatcaagcCAAAAGGTGACCAACATCTGTTACTTTAAGCCCATAACGCCGCCATTGCAGCTGCGCAATCAGCAACAATTGgccaacaacggcagcaataATGATAAGCCAATTGGACAACGTTCGGTGCGTCCCAAATCCACAATCATCTCCTCGACAAATTCCAACTTTGCCGCTAGCTACGAGAAGTTCAATAGCTATAAGCACACGAATGGCGAGCAGCGGCCCAAGGAAAGAGATCGGGAGCGGGAAAGGGAACGTGAAAGAGAACGGGATCGAGATCGAGATCGGGATCGGGAGAGCAGCAATGCACGTCGCTATGGCATCGATTCGTTAAGCATTAAGGCGTccattgaaaaatttaataatctcaGCGAGCAGAAGCGACTGCCGACGCCAATGCGCAGCAgcaatgcaacagcaacaaccggcacgacagcaacaacagcagcagcaacatcagcagtagcagcagcagcagccgcaggaGCAACATCagctggcagcagcagcaatctgCAGCAACGTTACTGCAGCAGCGATTTGGATAATGCAAGGATTGCTGCCGGATATAGCAGCTCATTGACACGGGCCGGATATCGTACATGCGCtagcaacaacaccaccaccaccaacaacaccaactcGACAACAGTGACAGCGATGACAACGATGACAGCTCTGGCGCCCATCGGCAAATCGGCCAATCGCATTGGCCATGGTCTTTTGGCCAAGGCAACGAACAGCAGCgggacaacagcaacaacaacaacaacagcaaatgcaGATTGTACGATTGGCAGTGTGTCGTCGTCAACATCGTCGTCATCCAGCAACCATAAG GCGTCACGCAACGCCACAAGCAGCTCACGCTCAGTGCTGCCACCTGTCTCGCCGACATCCAACCGCTACTGGGATCGGGACAGCATCCGGAGCAACAGCAATGCCACAACTTCTTCTTCCATTGGCTCATCGTCGCTTAGCAATAAGCACAATAGCGTCGACGAAGGCTACAAGAGCTCCCGTGACGAGAAGTTCGAGG GTCTATGCGGTCTGAGGAATATCGGAAACACTTGCTTCATGAACTCGGTCATTCAATGTCTGAGTCACACGACTGAGCTGACGCGCTTCCTGCGCACACATCACACCAGCACACGCTCGACAACCTCCAAGGATCAACAGATATTACACG AATTTGCCAAGCTCATACAGGAAATGTGGACGACAAATGTGCACAGCGTTACTCCCATGGAACTGAAGCGAGCCTTCTCGACGAAACATCGAATGTACAGTGATTACAATCAACAGGATGCGCAGGAGTTTCTGCGCTTCTTCCTAGACTCGCTGCACTCGGCGCTCAATTCGGGCGTCAAAGGCGAGACTCTGAACATTGATGATAACCTCAG TGACAACAAGAAGGCGGATCTGACCTGGGAGTGGTATGCGCGGCACGAAAATTCCCTCATCCGTGATCTATTTGTCGGCCAGTTAAAGAGCACACTAAAGTGCACGAATTGCGGCAATACGAGTGTAACCTTTGACCCCTTTTGGGATCTGAGTGTGCCGCTGCCGTCGTCATCACGCTGTAAACTGGAGGCTTGCTTGGACTTATTTATACGCGAGGAAGTGCTGGATGGCGATGAGATGCCCACATGCTCCAAGTGCAAGACGCGACGAAAATGCACGAAAAGTTTCACGATTCAGCGTTTCCCCAAATATTTGGTTATAC ATCTGAAACGGTTCTCAGAAACACGCTGGAGCAAACTGTCGAATATTGTTGAGTTTCCCACATCGGATCGAGAGCTTAACATGGCCTCATATGGCGCCAATTCAAACTCGAATGTGCATTATTCGCTTTATGCGATCTCCAATCATATGG GCTCAACGGCTGGTGGACATTATGTGGCTCTTTGTAAGCATCCGGTCTCACACAAGTGGCACGAATTCAATGATAATAG CGTCAGCGATGCTATACCTGAAAACTGTCTCGTTTCATCCAGTGCCTATATATTATTCTACGAACGAGCGTAA
- the LOC117791721 gene encoding ubiquitin carboxyl-terminal hydrolase Usp2 isoform X1, with translation MRVISPRRSSTSAAGSGSLYGTTSASGAGSSNSSTGISSSSSGSTGGGATSNGYTRYSTYYDRGSSLSKLLPSSAGTGSSSTASSSSTSAYNHYSSSGSGSSHYPSSYSTYSSSYTPRVSTQRNSIGATSYLSGGSGSLGNSGYRNSSSSYFTSSNYDTNSYGRFGLSRRSKGTTSNGDVTASSSSSSATTTTAAAAKSSTGATKKDDYVTKKLPPSGAGNDATNGSNSSSTSKRLSSSCSSSSLARLVATSGLDIYEKYSPANYKPNRELSRSRSAVNEADTDNSNSNSNNKSNDNNHNNNNNTTCTVTLDRPRSSRYSRLYSSSSDAGNGEASATSESTATATSNLRQQRSGSGRYTLNSSNSSGDVPTATFTLRSNRTRQQRNNNSSNNNTQDTQPTSNGHATEMQCSNGLDAKLNGLSLLSTSPKRNAIYDSSSLTAAATATATTTTDTTDDATVTCTENVTANGNGNGNINGEIDGDVCATATLTLADKASRNATSSSRSVLPPVSPTSNRYWDRDSIRSNSNATTSSSIGSSSLSNKHNSVDEGYKSSRDEKFEGLCGLRNIGNTCFMNSVIQCLSHTTELTRFLRTHHTSTRSTTSKDQQILHEFAKLIQEMWTTNVHSVTPMELKRAFSTKHRMYSDYNQQDAQEFLRFFLDSLHSALNSGVKGETLNIDDNLSDNKKADLTWEWYARHENSLIRDLFVGQLKSTLKCTNCGNTSVTFDPFWDLSVPLPSSSRCKLEACLDLFIREEVLDGDEMPTCSKCKTRRKCTKSFTIQRFPKYLVIHLKRFSETRWSKLSNIVEFPTSDRELNMASYGANSNSNVHYSLYAISNHMGSTAGGHYVALCKHPVSHKWHEFNDNSVSDAIPENCLVSSSAYILFYERA, from the exons ATGCGTGTGATTTCGCCGCGTAGATCGTCAACGTCAGCAGCGGGCAGTGGCAGTCTCTACGGCACAACGTCGGCCAGCGGCGCTGGCAGCTCGAACAGCAGCACcggcatcagcagcagcagcagcggcagcaccGGGGGAGGCGCCACAAGTAACGGCTATACGCGCTACTCAACGTACTACGATCGCGGCAGCAGCCTATCCAAATTGCTGCCCTCATCAGCTGGCACGGGCTCATCATCAacggcatcatcatcatcaacatccgCCTATAATCAttacagcagcagcggcagcggcagcagccaTTATCCCAGCTCCTATTCAACATACTCCTCGTcgtatacgccgcgtgtgAGCACACAGCGGAATAGCATTGGAGCCACATCGTATCTGAGCGGCGGTTCTGGTTCCCTTGGCAACTCTGGATATCGAAACAGTTCATCGTCGTACTTTACCAGTTCCAACTATGATACAAATTCGTATGGCCGATTCGGA TTGTCGCGTCGGTCAAAGGGCACAACATCAAATGGCGATGTGaccgcatcatcatcatcatcatcagcaacaacaacaacagcagcagcagccaagaGCTCAACAGGTGCAACAAAGAAAGACGATTATGTGACAAAGAAGTTGCCACCAAGCGGTGCTGGCAATGATGCCACAAATGGCAGCAACTCCTCCTCCACATCGAAACGTTTGTCCAGCTCATGCTCATCATCATCCCTAGCACGTTTAGTTGCCACATCCGGCCTGGATATATATGAAAAGTATAGTCCGGCTAACTATAAACCCAATCGTGAACTGTCACGTTCCAGATCGGCGGTCAATGAGGCCGACACtgataacagcaacagcaacagcaacaacaaaagcaatgataacaatcacaacaacaacaacaacaccacctGCACCGTTACACTGGACAGACCAAGGAGCAGCCGTTACAGTCGCCtatacagcagcagcagcgatgcGGGCAACGGTGAGGCAAGTGCAACAAGtgaatcaacagcaacagcaacatcaaatCTTAGACAGCAACGCAGTGGATCTGGCAGATACACACTgaacagcagcaatagcagcGGAGATGTGCCCACGGCAACATTCACGTTGCGCAGCAATCGAACCCGACAacaacgcaacaacaacagcagcaacaacaacacacaggACACACAGCCCACAAGCAATGGACATGCCACTGAGATGCAGTGCAGCAATGGACTCGATGCCAAGCTTAATGGACTCTCGTTGTTGTCAACGTCTCCCAAACGTAATGCCATCTATGATAGCTCCAGtttaacagcagctgcaactgcaacagcaacaacaacaacggacaCCACAGACGATGCAACAGTGACTTGTACAGAAAATGTCACAGCTaatggcaatggaaatggCAACATCAATGGGGAAATTGATGGCGATGTTTGTGCCACAGCAACATTGACTTTGGCAGACAAG GCGTCACGCAACGCCACAAGCAGCTCACGCTCAGTGCTGCCACCTGTCTCGCCGACATCCAACCGCTACTGGGATCGGGACAGCATCCGGAGCAACAGCAATGCCACAACTTCTTCTTCCATTGGCTCATCGTCGCTTAGCAATAAGCACAATAGCGTCGACGAAGGCTACAAGAGCTCCCGTGACGAGAAGTTCGAGG GTCTATGCGGTCTGAGGAATATCGGAAACACTTGCTTCATGAACTCGGTCATTCAATGTCTGAGTCACACGACTGAGCTGACGCGCTTCCTGCGCACACATCACACCAGCACACGCTCGACAACCTCCAAGGATCAACAGATATTACACG AATTTGCCAAGCTCATACAGGAAATGTGGACGACAAATGTGCACAGCGTTACTCCCATGGAACTGAAGCGAGCCTTCTCGACGAAACATCGAATGTACAGTGATTACAATCAACAGGATGCGCAGGAGTTTCTGCGCTTCTTCCTAGACTCGCTGCACTCGGCGCTCAATTCGGGCGTCAAAGGCGAGACTCTGAACATTGATGATAACCTCAG TGACAACAAGAAGGCGGATCTGACCTGGGAGTGGTATGCGCGGCACGAAAATTCCCTCATCCGTGATCTATTTGTCGGCCAGTTAAAGAGCACACTAAAGTGCACGAATTGCGGCAATACGAGTGTAACCTTTGACCCCTTTTGGGATCTGAGTGTGCCGCTGCCGTCGTCATCACGCTGTAAACTGGAGGCTTGCTTGGACTTATTTATACGCGAGGAAGTGCTGGATGGCGATGAGATGCCCACATGCTCCAAGTGCAAGACGCGACGAAAATGCACGAAAAGTTTCACGATTCAGCGTTTCCCCAAATATTTGGTTATAC ATCTGAAACGGTTCTCAGAAACACGCTGGAGCAAACTGTCGAATATTGTTGAGTTTCCCACATCGGATCGAGAGCTTAACATGGCCTCATATGGCGCCAATTCAAACTCGAATGTGCATTATTCGCTTTATGCGATCTCCAATCATATGG GCTCAACGGCTGGTGGACATTATGTGGCTCTTTGTAAGCATCCGGTCTCACACAAGTGGCACGAATTCAATGATAATAG CGTCAGCGATGCTATACCTGAAAACTGTCTCGTTTCATCCAGTGCCTATATATTATTCTACGAACGAGCGTAA